The following proteins are encoded in a genomic region of Protaetiibacter sp. SSC-01:
- a CDS encoding NUDIX domain-containing protein produces MTRAAHDPRARRPHGPGDAWVDGPQGRYWGRFGAAGLLLAHPDAGVLLQLRAEWSHLGGTWGIPGGARHDEHESAVDGALREAEEEAGVRPEFVTVLAESALDFGYWSYTTVLALATEVFEPVIGDAESVSLRWVPFDEVEHLPLHPGVAAGWPGWRAELAELDPQLAVAIAG; encoded by the coding sequence ATGACCCGGGCAGCCCACGACCCGCGCGCCCGACGGCCGCACGGTCCCGGAGACGCGTGGGTCGACGGACCGCAGGGGCGCTACTGGGGCCGCTTCGGGGCCGCCGGGCTGCTGCTCGCTCACCCGGATGCGGGTGTGCTCCTGCAGTTGCGCGCGGAGTGGAGCCACCTCGGCGGCACGTGGGGCATCCCCGGCGGCGCCCGGCACGACGAGCATGAGAGCGCCGTCGACGGGGCCCTCCGCGAGGCGGAGGAGGAGGCGGGCGTCCGCCCGGAGTTCGTCACGGTGCTCGCCGAGTCGGCCCTCGATTTCGGCTACTGGTCGTACACGACCGTCCTCGCGCTCGCGACGGAGGTCTTCGAGCCCGTCATCGGCGACGCCGAGTCGGTGTCGCTGCGCTGGGTGCCGTTCGACGAGGTCGAGCACCTGCCGCTGCATCCCGGCGTCGCCGCGGGCTGGCCCGGATGGCGTGCCGAACTCGCCGAGCTGGACCCGCAGCTCGCGGTCGCGATCGCCGGCTAG